In Desulfomicrobium apsheronum, a single window of DNA contains:
- a CDS encoding TusE/DsrC/DsvC family sulfur relay protein produces the protein MAMIEFQGKSFEIDEDGFLLKFEDWGPEWAEYVKESEGISEITEAHQQILDFLQDYYKKNGIAPMVRILSKSTGYKLKQIYELFPSGPGKGACKMAGLPKPTGCV, from the coding sequence ATGGCAATGATCGAATTTCAGGGTAAAAGTTTCGAAATCGACGAAGACGGTTTTCTGCTGAAGTTTGAAGACTGGGGTCCGGAATGGGCTGAATACGTCAAGGAGAGCGAAGGCATTTCCGAAATCACCGAAGCTCACCAGCAGATTCTCGACTTCCTGCAGGACTACTACAAGAAGAACGGTATTGCCCCCATGGTCCGTATTCTTTCCAAGTCCACCGGCTACAAGCTGAAGCAGATCTACGAACTTTTCCCCTCCGGCCCCGGCAAAGGCGCCTGCAAGATGGCCGGCCTGCCCAAGCCCACCGGCTGCGTTTAA